In Eriocheir sinensis breed Jianghai 21 chromosome 3, ASM2467909v1, whole genome shotgun sequence, a genomic segment contains:
- the LOC127003553 gene encoding titin-like isoform X4 encodes MRPMRVVRKVVPVMRPMRVVRKVVPVMRPMRVVRKVVPAVRPMKVVRKVVPVMRPMKVVRKVVPAVRPMKVVRKVVPVMRPMRVVRKVVPAVRPMKVVRKVVPVMRPMKVVRKGVPSVRQGKVFVVHRVVEYVTPSVVTKRFPVVTQKKVLAKVPPTVTEGNIPVVTEKKVTENLIPSVTEGKVPVVTTEKVAEQAAPSATEEIVSVPKEQENVPVMTEKEVENLIPSVTEGKVPVVPQQEIVDKVAPSATEEIVSVPKMQENVPVVTEEKAENLIPSVTEGKVPVATTEKVAEQAAPSATEEIVSVPKMQENVSVVTEEKAENLIPSVTEGKVPVATTEKVAEQAAPSATEEIVSVPKMQENVPVVTEEKAENLIPSVTEGKVPVATTEKVAEQAAPSATEEIVSVPKMQENVPVVTEEKAENLIPSVTEGKVPVATTEKVAEQAAPSATEEIVSVPKMQENVPVVTEEKAENLIPSVTEGKVPVATTEKVAEQAAPSATEEIVSVPKMQENVPVVTEEKAENLIPSVTEGKVPVATTEKVAEQAAPSATEEIVSVPKMQENVPVVTEEKAENLIPSVTEGKVPVVPQQEIVDKVAPSATEEKVPVVVKEKVIEQAAPQERVIEKVPPAATEEKVPVAVKEKVSEQAAPSGTEEIVTVPKEQEQVPVVTEEKVVE; translated from the exons ATGAGGCCAATGagggtcgttagaaaggtagtccctgttATGAGGCCAATGagggtcgttagaaaggtagtccctgttATGAGGCCAATGagggtcgttagaaaggtagtccctgctgtgaggccaatgaaggtcgttagaaaggtagtccctgttatgaggccaatgaaggtcgttagaaag gtagtccctgctgtgaggccaatgaaggtcgttagaaaggtagtccctgttATGAGGCCAATGagggtcgttagaaaggtagtccctgctgtgaggccaatgaaggtcgttagaaaggtagtccctgttatgaggccaatgaaggtcgttagaaaggGTGTGCCCTCGGTGAGACAAGGAAAAGTCTTCGTTGTGCATCGAGTTGTTGAATACGTCACCCCTTCGGTGGTAACAAAAAGATTCCCCGTTGTGACACAGAAGAAGGTTCTTGCAAAGGTTCCCCCTACGGTGACAGAAGGAAACATCCCCGTTGTTACAGAAAAGAAAGTTACTGAGAATCTTATCCCCtctgtgacagaaggaaaagtgcCGGTTGTGACAACTGAGAAGGTTGctgagcaggctgccccttcggcaACAGAAGAGATCGTCAGTGTCCCCAAGGAGCAAGAAAATGTCCCTGTCATGACAGAAAAAGAGGTTGAGAATCTTATCCCCtctgtgacagaaggaaaagtaccggtagtccctcaacaggagaTTGTTGACAAGGTTGCCCCTTCGGCGACAGAAGAGATCGTCAGTGTCCCCAAGATGCAAGAAAATGTCCCTGTCGTAAcagaagaaaaggctgagaatcttatcccctctgtgacagaaggaaaagttccgGTTGCGACAACAGAGAAGGTTGctgagcaggctgccccttcggcaACAGAAGAGATCGTCAGTGTCCCCAAGATGCAAGAAAATGTCTCTGTCGTAAcagaagaaaaggctgagaatcttatcccctctgtgacagaaggaaaagttccgGTTGCGACAACAGAGAAGGTTGctgagcaggctgccccttcggcaACAGAAGAGATCGTCAGTGTCCCCAAGATGCAAGAAAATGTCCCTGTCGTAAcagaagaaaaggctgagaatcttatcccctctgtgacagaaggaaaagttccgGTTGCGACAACAGAGAAGGTTGctgagcaggctgccccttcggcgACAGAAGAGATCGTCAGTGTCCCCAAGATGCAAGAAAATGTCCCTGTCGTAAcagaagaaaaggctgagaatcttatcccctctgtgacagaaggaaaagttccgGTTGCGACAACAGAGAAG GTTGctgagcaggctgccccttcggcaACAGAAGAGATCGTCAGTGTCCCCAAGATGCAAGAAAATGTCCCTGTCGTAAcagaagaaaaggctgagaatcttatcccctctgtgacagaaggaaaagttccgGTTGCGACAACAGAGAAGGTTGctgagcaggctgccccttcggcaACAGAAGAGATCGTCAGTGTCCCCAAGATGCAAGAAAATGTCCCTGTCGTAAcagaagaaaaggctgagaatcttatcccctctgtgacagaaggaaaagttccgGTTGCGACAACAGAGAAGGTTGctgagcaggctgccccttcggcaACAGAAGAGATCGTCAGTGTCCCCAAGATGCAAGAAAATGTCCCTGTCGTAAcagaagaaaaggctgagaatcttatcccctctgtgacagaaggaaaagtgccggtagtccctcaacaggagaTTGTTGACAAGGTTGCCCCTTcggcgacagaagaaaaagttcctgttgtggtAAAAGAGAAAGtcattgaacaggctgccccacaagaaagggttattgaaaaggTTCCCCCTGcggcgacagaagaaaaagttcctgtcgCGGTCAAAGAGAAAGTTAGTGAACAGGCAGCCCCTTCGGggacagaagagattgtcactgttcccaaagagcaagaacaagtccctgttgtaacagaggaaaaggtcgTTGAATAG
- the LOC127003553 gene encoding titin-like isoform X11 gives MRPMRVVRKVVPVMRPMRVVRKVVPAVRPMKVVRKVVPVMRPMKVVRKVVPVMRPMRVVRKVVPAVRPMKVVRKVVPVMRPMRVVRKVVPAVRPMKVVRKVVPVMRPMKVVRKGVPSVRQGKVFVVHRVVEYVTPSVVTKRFPVVTQKKVLAKVPPTVTEGNIPVVTEKKVTENLIPSVTEGKVPVVTTEKVAEQAAPSATEEIVSVPKEQENVPVMTEKEVENLIPSVTEGKVPVVPQQEIVDKVAPSATEEIVSVPKMQENVPVVTEEKAENLIPSVTEGKVPVATTEKVAEQAAPSATEEIVSVPKMQENVSVVTEEKAENLIPSVTEGKVPVATTEKVAEQAAPSATEEIVSVPKMQENVPVVTEEKAENLIPSVTEGKVPVATTEKVAEQAAPSATEEIVSVPKMQENVPVVTEEKAENLIPSVTEGKVPVATTEKVAEQAAPSATEEIVSVPKMQENVPVVTEEKAENLIPSVTEGKVPVATTEKVAEQAAPSATEEIVSVPKMQENVPVVTEEKAENLIPSVTEGKVPVATTEKVAEQAAPSATEEIVSVPKMQENVPVVTEEKAENLIPSVTEGKVPVVPQQEIVDKVAPSATEEKVPVVVKEKVIEQAAPQERVIEKVPPAATEEKVPVAVKEKVSEQAAPSGTEEIVTVPKEQEQVPVVTEEKVVE, from the exons aTGAGGCCAATGagggtcgttagaaag gtagtccctgttATGAGGCCAATGagggtcgttagaaaggtagtccctgctgtgaggccaatgaaggtcgttagaaaggtagtccctgttatgaggccaatgaaggtcgttagaaaggtagtccctgttATGAGGCCAATGagggtcgttagaaaggtagtccctgctgtgaggccaatgaaggtcgttagaaaggtagtccctgttATGAGGCCAATGagggtcgttagaaaggtagtccctgctgtgaggccaatgaaggtcgttagaaaggtagtccctgttatgaggccaatgaaggtcgttagaaaggGTGTGCCCTCGGTGAGACAAGGAAAAGTCTTCGTTGTGCATCGAGTTGTTGAATACGTCACCCCTTCGGTGGTAACAAAAAGATTCCCCGTTGTGACACAGAAGAAGGTTCTTGCAAAGGTTCCCCCTACGGTGACAGAAGGAAACATCCCCGTTGTTACAGAAAAGAAAGTTACTGAGAATCTTATCCCCtctgtgacagaaggaaaagtgcCGGTTGTGACAACTGAGAAGGTTGctgagcaggctgccccttcggcaACAGAAGAGATCGTCAGTGTCCCCAAGGAGCAAGAAAATGTCCCTGTCATGACAGAAAAAGAGGTTGAGAATCTTATCCCCtctgtgacagaaggaaaagtaccggtagtccctcaacaggagaTTGTTGACAAGGTTGCCCCTTCGGCGACAGAAGAGATCGTCAGTGTCCCCAAGATGCAAGAAAATGTCCCTGTCGTAAcagaagaaaaggctgagaatcttatcccctctgtgacagaaggaaaagttccgGTTGCGACAACAGAGAAGGTTGctgagcaggctgccccttcggcaACAGAAGAGATCGTCAGTGTCCCCAAGATGCAAGAAAATGTCTCTGTCGTAAcagaagaaaaggctgagaatcttatcccctctgtgacagaaggaaaagttccgGTTGCGACAACAGAGAAGGTTGctgagcaggctgccccttcggcaACAGAAGAGATCGTCAGTGTCCCCAAGATGCAAGAAAATGTCCCTGTCGTAAcagaagaaaaggctgagaatcttatcccctctgtgacagaaggaaaagttccgGTTGCGACAACAGAGAAGGTTGctgagcaggctgccccttcggcgACAGAAGAGATCGTCAGTGTCCCCAAGATGCAAGAAAATGTCCCTGTCGTAAcagaagaaaaggctgagaatcttatcccctctgtgacagaaggaaaagttccgGTTGCGACAACAGAGAAG GTTGctgagcaggctgccccttcggcaACAGAAGAGATCGTCAGTGTCCCCAAGATGCAAGAAAATGTCCCTGTCGTAAcagaagaaaaggctgagaatcttatcccctctgtgacagaaggaaaagttccgGTTGCGACAACAGAGAAGGTTGctgagcaggctgccccttcggcaACAGAAGAGATCGTCAGTGTCCCCAAGATGCAAGAAAATGTCCCTGTCGTAAcagaagaaaaggctgagaatcttatcccctctgtgacagaaggaaaagttccgGTTGCGACAACAGAGAAGGTTGctgagcaggctgccccttcggcaACAGAAGAGATCGTCAGTGTCCCCAAGATGCAAGAAAATGTCCCTGTCGTAAcagaagaaaaggctgagaatcttatcccctctgtgacagaaggaaaagtgccggtagtccctcaacaggagaTTGTTGACAAGGTTGCCCCTTcggcgacagaagaaaaagttcctgttgtggtAAAAGAGAAAGtcattgaacaggctgccccacaagaaagggttattgaaaaggTTCCCCCTGcggcgacagaagaaaaagttcctgtcgCGGTCAAAGAGAAAGTTAGTGAACAGGCAGCCCCTTCGGggacagaagagattgtcactgttcccaaagagcaagaacaagtccctgttgtaacagaggaaaaggtcgTTGAATAG
- the LOC127003553 gene encoding titin-like isoform X17, which translates to MRPMRVVRKVVPVMRPMRVVRKVVPVMRPMRVVRKVVPAVRPMKVVRKVVPVMRPMKVVRKVVPVMRPMRVVRKVVPAVRPMKVVRKVVPVMRPMRVVRKVVPAVRPMKVVRKVVPVMRPMKVVRKGVPSVRQGKVFVVHRVVEYVTPSVVTKRFPVVTQKKVLAKVPPTVTEGNIPVVTEKKVTENLIPSVTEGKVPVVTTEKVAEQAAPSATEEIVSVPKEQENVPVMTEKEVENLIPSVTEGKVPVVPQQEIVDKVAPSATEEIVSVPKMQENVPVVTEEKAENLIPSVTEGKVPVATTEKVAEQAAPSATEEIVSVPKMQENVSVVTEEKAENLIPSVTEGKVPVATTEKVAEQAAPSATEEIVSVPKMQENVPVVTEEKAENLIPSVTEGKVPVATTEKVAEQAAPSATEEIVSVPKMQENVPVVTEEKAENLIPSVTEGKVPVATTEKVAEQAAPSATEEIVSVPKMQENVPVVTEEKAENLIPSVTEGKVPVATTEKVAEQAAPSATEEIVSVPKMQENVPVVTEEKAENLIPSVTEGKVPVVPQQEIVDKVAPSATEEKVPVVVKEKVIEQAAPQERVIEKVPPAATEEKVPVAVKEKVSEQAAPSGTEEIVTVPKEQEQVPVVTEEKVVE; encoded by the exons ATGAGGCCAATGagggtcgttagaaaggtagtccctgttATGAGGCCAATGagggtcgttagaaaggtagtccctgttATGAGGCCAATGagggtcgttagaaaggtagtccctgctgtgaggccaatgaaggtcgttagaaaggtagtccctgttatgaggccaatgaaggtcgttagaaaggtagtccctgttATGAGGCCAATGagggtcgttagaaaggtagtccctgctgtgaggccaatgaaggtcgttagaaaggtagtccctgttATGAGGCCAATGagggtcgttagaaaggtagtccctgctgtgaggccaatgaaggtcgttagaaaggtagtccctgttatgaggccaatgaaggtcgttagaaaggGTGTGCCCTCGGTGAGACAAGGAAAAGTCTTCGTTGTGCATCGAGTTGTTGAATACGTCACCCCTTCGGTGGTAACAAAAAGATTCCCCGTTGTGACACAGAAGAAGGTTCTTGCAAAGGTTCCCCCTACGGTGACAGAAGGAAACATCCCCGTTGTTACAGAAAAGAAAGTTACTGAGAATCTTATCCCCtctgtgacagaaggaaaagtgcCGGTTGTGACAACTGAGAAGGTTGctgagcaggctgccccttcggcaACAGAAGAGATCGTCAGTGTCCCCAAGGAGCAAGAAAATGTCCCTGTCATGACAGAAAAAGAGGTTGAGAATCTTATCCCCtctgtgacagaaggaaaagtaccggtagtccctcaacaggagaTTGTTGACAAGGTTGCCCCTTCGGCGACAGAAGAGATCGTCAGTGTCCCCAAGATGCAAGAAAATGTCCCTGTCGTAAcagaagaaaaggctgagaatcttatcccctctgtgacagaaggaaaagttccgGTTGCGACAACAGAGAAGGTTGctgagcaggctgccccttcggcaACAGAAGAGATCGTCAGTGTCCCCAAGATGCAAGAAAATGTCTCTGTCGTAAcagaagaaaaggctgagaatcttatcccctctgtgacagaaggaaaagttccgGTTGCGACAACAGAGAAGGTTGctgagcaggctgccccttcggcaACAGAAGAGATCGTCAGTGTCCCCAAGATGCAAGAAAATGTCCCTGTCGTAAcagaagaaaaggctgagaatcttatcccctctgtgacagaaggaaaagttccgGTTGCGACAACAGAGAAG GTTGctgagcaggctgccccttcggcaACAGAAGAGATCGTCAGTGTCCCCAAGATGCAAGAAAATGTCCCTGTCGTAAcagaagaaaaggctgagaatcttatcccctctgtgacagaaggaaaagttccgGTTGCGACAACAGAGAAGGTTGctgagcaggctgccccttcggcaACAGAAGAGATCGTCAGTGTCCCCAAGATGCAAGAAAATGTCCCTGTCGTAAcagaagaaaaggctgagaatcttatcccctctgtgacagaaggaaaagttccgGTTGCGACAACAGAGAAGGTTGctgagcaggctgccccttcggcaACAGAAGAGATCGTCAGTGTCCCCAAGATGCAAGAAAATGTCCCTGTCGTAAcagaagaaaaggctgagaatcttatcccctctgtgacagaaggaaaagtgccggtagtccctcaacaggagaTTGTTGACAAGGTTGCCCCTTcggcgacagaagaaaaagttcctgttgtggtAAAAGAGAAAGtcattgaacaggctgccccacaagaaagggttattgaaaaggTTCCCCCTGcggcgacagaagaaaaagttcctgtcgCGGTCAAAGAGAAAGTTAGTGAACAGGCAGCCCCTTCGGggacagaagagattgtcactgttcccaaagagcaagaacaagtccctgttgtaacagaggaaaaggtcgTTGAATAG
- the LOC127003553 gene encoding titin-like isoform X35 encodes MKVVRKVVPVMRPMRVVRKVVPAVRPMKVVRKVVPVMRPMRVVRKVVPAVRPMKVVRKVVPVMRPMKVVRKGVPSVRQGKVFVVHRVVEYVTPSVVTKRFPVVTQKKVLAKVPPTVTEGNIPVVTEKKVTENLIPSVTEGKVPVVTTEKVAEQAAPSATEEIVSVPKEQENVPVMTEKEVENLIPSVTEGKVPVVPQQEIVDKVAPSATEEIVSVPKMQENVPVVTEEKAENLIPSVTEGKVPVATTEKVAEQAAPSATEEIVSVPKMQENVSVVTEEKAENLIPSVTEGKVPVATTEKVAEQAAPSATEEIVSVPKMQENVPVVTEEKAENLIPSVTEGKVPVATTEKVAEQAAPSATEEIVSVPKMQENVPVVTEEKAENLIPSVTEGKVPVATTEKVAEQAAPSATEEIVSVPKMQENVPVVTEEKAENLIPSVTEGKVPVATTEKVAEQAAPSATEEIVSVPKMQENVPVVTEEKAENLIPSVTEGKVPVATTEKVAEQAAPSATEEIVSVPKMQENVPVVTEEKAENLIPSVTEGKVPVVPQQEIVDKVAPSATEEKVPVVVKEKVIEQAAPQERVIEKVPPAATEEKVPVAVKEKVSEQAAPSGTEEIVTVPKEQEQVPVVTEEKVVE; translated from the exons atgaaggtcgttagaaag gtagtccctgttATGAGGCCAATGagggtcgttagaaaggtagtccctgctgtgaggccaatgaaggtcgttagaaaggtagtccctgttATGAGGCCAATGagggtcgttagaaaggtagtccctgctgtgaggccaatgaaggtcgttagaaaggtagtccctgttatgaggccaatgaaggtcgttagaaaggGTGTGCCCTCGGTGAGACAAGGAAAAGTCTTCGTTGTGCATCGAGTTGTTGAATACGTCACCCCTTCGGTGGTAACAAAAAGATTCCCCGTTGTGACACAGAAGAAGGTTCTTGCAAAGGTTCCCCCTACGGTGACAGAAGGAAACATCCCCGTTGTTACAGAAAAGAAAGTTACTGAGAATCTTATCCCCtctgtgacagaaggaaaagtgcCGGTTGTGACAACTGAGAAGGTTGctgagcaggctgccccttcggcaACAGAAGAGATCGTCAGTGTCCCCAAGGAGCAAGAAAATGTCCCTGTCATGACAGAAAAAGAGGTTGAGAATCTTATCCCCtctgtgacagaaggaaaagtaccggtagtccctcaacaggagaTTGTTGACAAGGTTGCCCCTTCGGCGACAGAAGAGATCGTCAGTGTCCCCAAGATGCAAGAAAATGTCCCTGTCGTAAcagaagaaaaggctgagaatcttatcccctctgtgacagaaggaaaagttccgGTTGCGACAACAGAGAAGGTTGctgagcaggctgccccttcggcaACAGAAGAGATCGTCAGTGTCCCCAAGATGCAAGAAAATGTCTCTGTCGTAAcagaagaaaaggctgagaatcttatcccctctgtgacagaaggaaaagttccgGTTGCGACAACAGAGAAGGTTGctgagcaggctgccccttcggcaACAGAAGAGATCGTCAGTGTCCCCAAGATGCAAGAAAATGTCCCTGTCGTAAcagaagaaaaggctgagaatcttatcccctctgtgacagaaggaaaagttccgGTTGCGACAACAGAGAAGGTTGctgagcaggctgccccttcggcgACAGAAGAGATCGTCAGTGTCCCCAAGATGCAAGAAAATGTCCCTGTCGTAAcagaagaaaaggctgagaatcttatcccctctgtgacagaaggaaaagttccgGTTGCGACAACAGAGAAG GTTGctgagcaggctgccccttcggcaACAGAAGAGATCGTCAGTGTCCCCAAGATGCAAGAAAATGTCCCTGTCGTAAcagaagaaaaggctgagaatcttatcccctctgtgacagaaggaaaagttccgGTTGCGACAACAGAGAAGGTTGctgagcaggctgccccttcggcaACAGAAGAGATCGTCAGTGTCCCCAAGATGCAAGAAAATGTCCCTGTCGTAAcagaagaaaaggctgagaatcttatcccctctgtgacagaaggaaaagttccgGTTGCGACAACAGAGAAGGTTGctgagcaggctgccccttcggcaACAGAAGAGATCGTCAGTGTCCCCAAGATGCAAGAAAATGTCCCTGTCGTAAcagaagaaaaggctgagaatcttatcccctctgtgacagaaggaaaagtgccggtagtccctcaacaggagaTTGTTGACAAGGTTGCCCCTTcggcgacagaagaaaaagttcctgttgtggtAAAAGAGAAAGtcattgaacaggctgccccacaagaaagggttattgaaaaggTTCCCCCTGcggcgacagaagaaaaagttcctgtcgCGGTCAAAGAGAAAGTTAGTGAACAGGCAGCCCCTTCGGggacagaagagattgtcactgttcccaaagagcaagaacaagtccctgttgtaacagaggaaaaggtcgTTGAATAG
- the LOC127003553 gene encoding titin-like isoform X15 — MKVVRKVVPVMRPMRVVRKVVPAVRPMKVVRKVVPVMRPMKVVRKVVPVMRPMRVVRKVVPAVRPMKVVRKVVPVMRPMRVVRKVVPAVRPMKVVRKVVPVMRPMKVVRKGVPSVRQGKVFVVHRVVEYVTPSVVTKRFPVVTQKKVLAKVPPTVTEGNIPVVTEKKVTENLIPSVTEGKVPVVTTEKVAEQAAPSATEEIVSVPKEQENVPVMTEKEVENLIPSVTEGKVPVVPQQEIVDKVAPSATEEIVSVPKMQENVPVVTEEKAENLIPSVTEGKVPVATTEKVAEQAAPSATEEIVSVPKMQENVSVVTEEKAENLIPSVTEGKVPVATTEKVAEQAAPSATEEIVSVPKMQENVPVVTEEKAENLIPSVTEGKVPVATTEKVAEQAAPSATEEIVSVPKMQENVPVVTEEKAENLIPSVTEGKVPVATTEKVAEQAAPSATEEIVSVPKMQENVPVVTEEKAENLIPSVTEGKVPVATTEKVAEQAAPSATEEIVSVPKMQENVPVVTEEKAENLIPSVTEGKVPVATTEKVAEQAAPSATEEIVSVPKMQENVPVVTEEKAENLIPSVTEGKVPVVPQQEIVDKVAPSATEEKVPVVVKEKVIEQAAPQERVIEKVPPAATEEKVPVAVKEKVSEQAAPSGTEEIVTVPKEQEQVPVVTEEKVVE, encoded by the exons atgaaggtcgttagaaag gtagtccctgttATGAGGCCAATGagggtcgttagaaaggtagtccctgctgtgaggccaatgaaggtcgttagaaaggtagtccctgttatgaggccaatgaaggtcgttagaaaggtagtccctgttATGAGGCCAATGagggtcgttagaaaggtagtccctgctgtgaggccaatgaaggtcgttagaaaggtagtccctgttATGAGGCCAATGagggtcgttagaaaggtagtccctgctgtgaggccaatgaaggtcgttagaaaggtagtccctgttatgaggccaatgaaggtcgttagaaaggGTGTGCCCTCGGTGAGACAAGGAAAAGTCTTCGTTGTGCATCGAGTTGTTGAATACGTCACCCCTTCGGTGGTAACAAAAAGATTCCCCGTTGTGACACAGAAGAAGGTTCTTGCAAAGGTTCCCCCTACGGTGACAGAAGGAAACATCCCCGTTGTTACAGAAAAGAAAGTTACTGAGAATCTTATCCCCtctgtgacagaaggaaaagtgcCGGTTGTGACAACTGAGAAGGTTGctgagcaggctgccccttcggcaACAGAAGAGATCGTCAGTGTCCCCAAGGAGCAAGAAAATGTCCCTGTCATGACAGAAAAAGAGGTTGAGAATCTTATCCCCtctgtgacagaaggaaaagtaccggtagtccctcaacaggagaTTGTTGACAAGGTTGCCCCTTCGGCGACAGAAGAGATCGTCAGTGTCCCCAAGATGCAAGAAAATGTCCCTGTCGTAAcagaagaaaaggctgagaatcttatcccctctgtgacagaaggaaaagttccgGTTGCGACAACAGAGAAGGTTGctgagcaggctgccccttcggcaACAGAAGAGATCGTCAGTGTCCCCAAGATGCAAGAAAATGTCTCTGTCGTAAcagaagaaaaggctgagaatcttatcccctctgtgacagaaggaaaagttccgGTTGCGACAACAGAGAAGGTTGctgagcaggctgccccttcggcaACAGAAGAGATCGTCAGTGTCCCCAAGATGCAAGAAAATGTCCCTGTCGTAAcagaagaaaaggctgagaatcttatcccctctgtgacagaaggaaaagttccgGTTGCGACAACAGAGAAGGTTGctgagcaggctgccccttcggcgACAGAAGAGATCGTCAGTGTCCCCAAGATGCAAGAAAATGTCCCTGTCGTAAcagaagaaaaggctgagaatcttatcccctctgtgacagaaggaaaagttccgGTTGCGACAACAGAGAAG GTTGctgagcaggctgccccttcggcaACAGAAGAGATCGTCAGTGTCCCCAAGATGCAAGAAAATGTCCCTGTCGTAAcagaagaaaaggctgagaatcttatcccctctgtgacagaaggaaaagttccgGTTGCGACAACAGAGAAGGTTGctgagcaggctgccccttcggcaACAGAAGAGATCGTCAGTGTCCCCAAGATGCAAGAAAATGTCCCTGTCGTAAcagaagaaaaggctgagaatcttatcccctctgtgacagaaggaaaagttccgGTTGCGACAACAGAGAAGGTTGctgagcaggctgccccttcggcaACAGAAGAGATCGTCAGTGTCCCCAAGATGCAAGAAAATGTCCCTGTCGTAAcagaagaaaaggctgagaatcttatcccctctgtgacagaaggaaaagtgccggtagtccctcaacaggagaTTGTTGACAAGGTTGCCCCTTcggcgacagaagaaaaagttcctgttgtggtAAAAGAGAAAGtcattgaacaggctgccccacaagaaagggttattgaaaaggTTCCCCCTGcggcgacagaagaaaaagttcctgtcgCGGTCAAAGAGAAAGTTAGTGAACAGGCAGCCCCTTCGGggacagaagagattgtcactgttcccaaagagcaagaacaagtccctgttgtaacagaggaaaaggtcgTTGAATAG